A single genomic interval of Aureliella helgolandensis harbors:
- a CDS encoding PEP-CTERM sorting domain-containing protein, whose amino-acid sequence MMRSLLCGFVIASCGLMPSLKAFGAIVIVENLIQADFTFTATDAGAQIFPAPAGVPLALRARGNMAFAIDDDGVSSTAAFTNATGQLTGISPTPPDLLPFYIEPVRFDGGTLTNITRDGNGRIASGTVTDLAMPWEMIGTGANAGVVLYGDQATTPLLFSGTFNINHNTPTPSLTLDDQVAGADPFNIYLLQAGDRENQVPGADPLVFVGSNRFLTAVPEPSSASLLLFAAGLAAFRRRRSAAVAV is encoded by the coding sequence ATGATGCGAAGCCTCCTCTGCGGATTTGTGATTGCCTCTTGTGGATTGATGCCTTCCCTCAAGGCATTTGGCGCCATTGTGATCGTTGAGAATTTGATTCAGGCGGATTTCACTTTCACCGCCACAGATGCCGGAGCGCAGATATTCCCTGCACCCGCAGGGGTTCCGCTTGCTTTGCGAGCCCGAGGAAACATGGCCTTTGCAATTGACGACGACGGTGTTAGCTCCACGGCAGCCTTCACCAATGCAACGGGGCAGTTGACGGGAATCTCCCCCACTCCACCCGATTTACTGCCTTTCTACATTGAGCCGGTGCGTTTCGACGGTGGAACGCTTACCAACATCACGCGAGATGGCAATGGCCGGATTGCCAGCGGCACCGTCACCGATCTTGCAATGCCGTGGGAGATGATCGGCACTGGTGCCAATGCTGGGGTCGTACTTTACGGCGATCAAGCTACGACACCACTTCTGTTTAGTGGAACTTTCAACATCAACCACAACACACCGACACCTAGTCTGACGCTTGACGATCAAGTGGCGGGCGCAGATCCATTCAACATTTATCTTTTGCAGGCCGGCGATCGAGAGAACCAAGTCCCGGGTGCAGATCCGCTTGTGTTTGTAGGGAGCAACCGCTTCTTAACAGCCGTTCCTGAACCCAGCTCAGCATCCTTGCTGCTCTTCGCCGCTGGATTAGCTGCGTTTCGTAGACGCCGTTCGGCCGCAGTAGCCGTCTGA
- a CDS encoding S1 family peptidase, which produces MRYISSLVPENACQTRSFPAPVLEGLRSQLSFWLLVVPVLVLVGKSVACAADGLSEDVLTRLKNATVMVEVGDATGTGFVVQREADSALIATNAHVVASNVNNFWEHTSVVFGGGSTEERVLVADVLAVDVTSDLAILKVSARDLPEPVDIDFPVEIRETLSVYILGYPYGESLATKGNHPAITVAEGNVASFRRDSENRVELVQIDGSINPGSSGGPVVDAAGHLIGVATAKVKGTQIGFAIPTETLTSVLRGNVSEIDISGRKINRDQCQLSIQLQTIDPKDNIQSVKLMTVDKQGVESELENAIANRLIEWPQLSPTMAESQLKLGSKNSQRVTVAAPNAALVYQIKMLRRDGGISWTRPMVLEILETPPKKTPVAMAIDAPEIKPVEMNNTGKTIALPGPVKDIVVGGGGRFLVMHFETLQKLAVFDVSELKIVTYFPVDDQQVFFAAGAEHVVALMAEKNTITRWSLKTFERELTKLVPIPYEATTFSMGAASGGPILIGSARGSSVSSVDFFDLRTLEQIELDKAPDRADMHRGTQVRASADGSVFGVWRTSVSPSGIKALHFNGNEVTEYYEHDSAGYVVPNSNGTVLFTANGLFTNQVEAVASSIRRQANLAVPAVHGDYYLSIGIPEGSRQGEAKQPRVFLCRIDQKTPLVMLPAIPLHLVDGDIWSRDPMTIDKRVFLIPRAEVILTLVETRDKLEAVRFDLDATLDSSGLDYLFIHSVPPKFISAGEVLEYQLEVKSKRGGVRYSLESGPDGMTLTKDGFIRWETDLESAPEKQTIIVSLSDDSGQSIFHTFVLQVRK; this is translated from the coding sequence ATGCGATATATCTCCTCTCTTGTACCAGAAAATGCGTGTCAAACTAGGAGCTTCCCCGCTCCAGTCCTTGAAGGGCTGCGCTCACAACTGTCCTTCTGGCTGCTGGTTGTCCCAGTCTTGGTTCTAGTCGGCAAATCGGTTGCATGTGCAGCTGATGGGTTATCCGAGGATGTGCTAACTCGACTCAAGAACGCGACGGTAATGGTCGAGGTTGGCGATGCAACCGGAACAGGCTTCGTAGTGCAGCGTGAAGCTGATTCTGCGCTGATAGCAACCAACGCTCATGTCGTTGCATCAAACGTCAACAACTTTTGGGAGCATACGTCCGTTGTATTTGGAGGAGGGTCGACTGAGGAACGCGTCTTGGTTGCCGATGTCCTTGCGGTCGATGTCACGTCGGATCTAGCGATCTTGAAGGTGTCTGCTCGTGATCTCCCCGAGCCTGTTGATATCGACTTCCCCGTAGAAATTAGAGAGACGCTATCCGTCTATATTTTGGGCTATCCCTACGGAGAATCCTTAGCGACGAAGGGGAATCATCCGGCAATTACCGTCGCCGAGGGCAATGTCGCAAGTTTTCGGAGGGATTCGGAAAACCGCGTCGAACTGGTTCAGATCGACGGGAGCATCAATCCAGGATCCTCTGGAGGACCAGTGGTTGATGCTGCAGGGCATCTCATCGGAGTTGCAACCGCCAAGGTGAAAGGCACCCAAATTGGCTTCGCTATTCCCACCGAGACTCTAACGTCTGTCCTCCGTGGAAACGTTTCTGAAATAGACATTTCTGGTCGCAAGATCAATCGAGACCAGTGTCAATTGAGCATTCAACTTCAAACCATCGATCCCAAAGATAACATCCAATCCGTAAAGTTAATGACTGTCGACAAACAAGGGGTCGAATCCGAATTGGAAAACGCGATAGCCAATCGCTTGATAGAGTGGCCTCAATTGAGCCCCACTATGGCCGAGTCTCAGCTCAAGTTGGGCTCGAAGAACTCCCAGCGAGTGACAGTTGCAGCGCCCAATGCTGCATTGGTATATCAAATCAAGATGCTACGCAGAGATGGGGGAATTAGCTGGACCCGCCCAATGGTCCTTGAAATTTTGGAAACACCCCCGAAAAAGACACCGGTTGCCATGGCGATCGATGCACCTGAGATAAAGCCAGTAGAAATGAACAATACTGGCAAGACTATTGCATTGCCGGGGCCCGTTAAGGATATCGTGGTCGGCGGGGGCGGGCGATTTCTGGTGATGCACTTCGAAACGCTGCAAAAACTAGCGGTATTCGACGTTTCAGAGTTGAAGATTGTCACGTACTTTCCCGTCGATGATCAGCAAGTGTTCTTTGCCGCTGGTGCGGAACATGTTGTGGCTTTGATGGCGGAGAAAAACACCATCACTCGGTGGAGTCTAAAAACCTTCGAGCGAGAACTCACGAAGCTAGTTCCGATTCCATACGAAGCGACAACATTTAGTATGGGCGCGGCTTCCGGTGGGCCCATCCTGATTGGGTCGGCACGCGGCAGTTCGGTTTCGTCTGTCGACTTCTTTGATTTGAGAACGCTGGAGCAAATCGAGTTGGATAAGGCGCCCGATAGAGCGGATATGCATCGTGGCACACAGGTTAGGGCATCTGCCGATGGGAGTGTATTCGGAGTCTGGCGTACAAGTGTTTCACCTTCAGGAATCAAGGCCCTCCATTTCAATGGCAACGAGGTAACTGAGTACTACGAGCACGATAGCGCGGGGTACGTTGTCCCCAATTCTAACGGCACTGTGCTTTTCACAGCCAACGGTTTATTCACCAATCAAGTTGAAGCAGTGGCGAGCTCAATTAGACGACAAGCGAATCTAGCGGTGCCAGCCGTACATGGCGACTATTACCTGTCGATTGGAATTCCCGAAGGCAGCCGTCAAGGTGAAGCAAAACAGCCGAGGGTCTTCCTGTGCCGCATAGATCAAAAAACTCCTCTCGTCATGTTACCTGCTATTCCGTTGCATCTCGTAGATGGTGATATCTGGTCCCGGGATCCAATGACAATTGACAAGCGTGTTTTTCTAATTCCGCGTGCAGAGGTAATTCTAACTCTGGTTGAAACTAGGGATAAACTAGAGGCTGTCCGTTTCGACTTGGACGCGACTCTGGACTCTTCTGGTTTGGACTACTTGTTCATACACTCTGTTCCGCCCAAGTTCATCTCCGCTGGCGAGGTCTTGGAATATCAGCTGGAGGTTAAGTCCAAGCGTGGTGGTGTGCGTTACAGTTTGGAATCCGGACCCGACGGAATGACTCTAACAAAAGATGGATTCATTCGTTGGGAAACAGATTTAGAATCTGCGCCAGAGAAACAGACGATCATTGTGTCACTCAGCGACGATTCGGGGCAATCGATTTTCCATACCTTTGTCTTGCAGGTCCGTAAATGA
- a CDS encoding DUF1552 domain-containing protein, with protein MNFSILDRRSFLHGTGVALALPWFESFAADLPSVSTPRKRLACFYVPDGVPMPRREDPAFEDWSWFPHTDGDDYRFTKCLEPLETLRKEITVFSGLSHPAVRNVHGHSNADQFLTGADTGGRGDYENSISMDQVFAAQIGGQTRHESLVMSTDGGTGSPRGIQTMSFNRQGRPIPAENRPKRVFDQLFVTSSQQAARQLAAELSALDPLLEDARSLKRRLSQNDQETLEQYLQSVRETEQKLEKAKEWLNVPLPTVNADHLNLEITPEDPRNYLRTMFELVFLAFHADMTRTVTYQIGRENGVGISDGLARAVGHNLTHMLSHWVKKPGGWENFGTYHRFLCDEFGRFLTRLKSTPEPGGHGSMLDNTLCLYGSASSAFHMSQNYPLILAGGERMGIRQGQYLRYGTVDQEAISGFASDSVWKADMKHEEEPTGRLLLTMLQQLGVEIKEFAGCSQVLPEMLV; from the coding sequence ATGAACTTTTCCATATTAGATCGCCGAAGCTTCCTCCACGGAACCGGAGTCGCGCTAGCGCTGCCCTGGTTCGAATCCTTTGCCGCCGACCTGCCATCAGTCTCGACGCCACGGAAACGCCTAGCCTGCTTTTACGTTCCGGATGGCGTCCCTATGCCGCGACGGGAAGATCCAGCGTTCGAGGACTGGAGCTGGTTCCCGCACACCGATGGCGACGACTACCGCTTCACCAAATGTCTGGAGCCACTCGAAACTCTGCGCAAAGAAATCACGGTCTTCAGCGGACTTTCACACCCAGCCGTGCGGAATGTGCACGGGCATTCGAATGCCGACCAGTTTCTTACCGGTGCTGATACGGGAGGCAGAGGAGACTACGAAAACAGTATCTCGATGGATCAAGTATTCGCGGCTCAGATCGGGGGCCAGACGCGGCATGAGTCCCTCGTCATGAGCACCGATGGCGGAACCGGCTCACCCCGGGGCATTCAAACCATGTCGTTCAATCGTCAGGGACGCCCCATCCCTGCCGAGAACCGACCGAAGCGGGTTTTCGACCAGCTCTTCGTGACGAGCAGTCAGCAAGCGGCTCGCCAGCTGGCGGCAGAACTGTCCGCCCTCGACCCCCTTCTGGAAGATGCCCGCTCCCTAAAACGCAGGCTGTCCCAAAACGACCAGGAGACCCTTGAGCAGTATCTGCAGTCGGTTCGAGAAACCGAGCAGAAGCTGGAGAAGGCTAAGGAATGGCTCAACGTACCTCTCCCAACAGTCAATGCGGACCACCTCAATCTGGAGATCACGCCCGAAGATCCTCGGAATTATTTAAGGACGATGTTCGAACTCGTTTTTCTCGCCTTTCACGCCGACATGACGCGCACGGTGACCTATCAAATCGGGCGTGAAAATGGGGTTGGAATCAGCGATGGACTCGCGCGGGCGGTGGGCCACAATCTCACCCACATGCTCTCTCACTGGGTCAAGAAACCGGGCGGATGGGAGAACTTCGGTACCTACCACCGATTCCTCTGCGACGAGTTCGGGCGGTTCCTGACTCGCTTGAAATCGACTCCCGAACCCGGAGGCCATGGCAGCATGCTGGACAACACCTTGTGCCTCTATGGTTCGGCCTCCAGTGCATTTCATATGTCCCAAAACTACCCTCTCATCCTTGCGGGAGGCGAACGGATGGGAATCCGCCAGGGGCAGTACTTGCGATATGGCACAGTAGATCAAGAGGCCATTTCCGGATTTGCCTCCGATTCTGTTTGGAAGGCGGACATGAAACATGAAGAAGAACCGACGGGACGGCTGCTGCTGACGATGCTGCAGCAGTTAGGCGTCGAAATCAAGGAATTTGCAGGTTGCAGCCAAGTGCTTCCTGAAATGCTGGTTTAG
- a CDS encoding DUF1592 domain-containing protein: protein MNFQLTTVMILLASCIAGAQTPSVAIAQQPTTSDAPTLEEVKTAGALRSSYRKPIPQSQTNAAPQANLKTFRAEIEPALRKVCYVCHGSAIAEGEFRVDTLDPDLLHGEDVDWWVEVRNALSNGEMPPPDADIAMADADRGKVIDWLSSQILVASQVKRSEGPHSSFRRMTRYEFNYALQDLFGLSQDFGSDLLPETVSEDGFRNSSEMLQMTSLQFATYRDAAREALEFATVRGQRPEPVCFSITMDKAGPYYEDWVHENIRELERELETGLDPDVNIQLHQDIIGDFKNARERMGRTSSPRSGGRGSGRSRRGATFLNRETGEEWSRSFPYGFSLWKPTDLKPVPPETLPFVLVLPHGGGQQIDLGNHLPDRGTVKLRFRASRASAEGDSFPSLRLSFGYRPSNNSSREYVLSEEDIAITASPDAPQFYEWLIPLDGIERNPYLRKSRLGMRPNPSEYFSLSNVHQGSEQTEQATVHIDYIEVTAPFVDEWPPRSHQRVFPEQTQFSDEESNARKVLASFMPKAWRRPVSEEELAGRLELFQRIRPAYGDFQEAMIEVLASVLSSPHFLYLTQSSEAITDSELASRLSFFLWSSQPDEELLELAASGRIGDPGTLAHQAERMLADPRAERFTRQFPHQWLGMELLDFLQVDRRAYPDFSEELKQSMQREPIEFFRYVLNEDRSIIDFLHADYALLNQNLAEHYGVEQVFGNHFQKVSLAPETKRGGLLAQAGLLAMNSDGKDSHPLKRGIWVLERLLHDPPPPPPPAVPEIDLTDPEILKMTLKERIEDHRNKPACASCHAKIDPWGIAFENFDAVGAWRDDINGKPVDSTSSLYNHSELAGMEGLKRYLLENRQDQFARAMVHKLASYALGRPLSFADRAEVERIAARLRLEGDGLRTLIRLLVESDLFRTT, encoded by the coding sequence ATGAACTTCCAATTGACAACCGTCATGATCTTGCTCGCTAGCTGTATCGCTGGCGCGCAAACGCCGAGCGTTGCGATAGCCCAACAGCCCACAACGTCAGACGCACCAACGCTCGAAGAAGTGAAGACCGCAGGAGCGCTGCGGTCGAGCTACCGCAAACCAATTCCACAATCGCAGACGAATGCGGCACCTCAGGCGAATCTGAAGACGTTTCGTGCAGAGATCGAGCCGGCGCTACGCAAGGTCTGTTATGTGTGTCACGGATCCGCGATTGCCGAAGGCGAGTTTCGAGTCGACACGTTGGACCCCGATCTTCTCCACGGAGAAGATGTCGATTGGTGGGTTGAGGTGAGGAACGCGCTGAGCAACGGTGAAATGCCGCCACCGGACGCTGACATCGCCATGGCAGACGCGGATCGAGGTAAAGTCATTGACTGGCTTTCCAGCCAGATCCTTGTTGCCTCTCAGGTCAAACGCAGTGAAGGCCCGCATTCATCGTTCCGCCGCATGACGCGATATGAGTTCAACTATGCGCTGCAGGACCTTTTCGGTCTGTCCCAGGACTTCGGCAGTGACCTGCTTCCGGAAACGGTTTCTGAAGATGGCTTCCGGAACAGTTCGGAGATGCTGCAGATGACCTCCCTGCAATTTGCGACCTACCGGGATGCCGCGCGTGAGGCCTTGGAGTTCGCGACCGTCCGCGGGCAGCGGCCAGAGCCGGTCTGCTTCTCGATCACGATGGATAAAGCAGGGCCGTATTACGAAGATTGGGTTCACGAAAATATCAGGGAGCTCGAACGGGAGTTGGAGACTGGGCTGGATCCCGACGTCAATATCCAACTCCACCAAGATATCATCGGTGACTTCAAGAACGCTCGCGAGCGGATGGGGAGGACCAGCAGTCCGAGAAGTGGCGGCCGAGGTAGTGGCCGCTCGCGACGCGGTGCGACCTTCCTGAATCGCGAGACTGGAGAAGAGTGGAGCCGGAGTTTCCCGTATGGATTTTCTCTCTGGAAGCCGACCGACCTAAAGCCCGTTCCCCCCGAAACGCTACCCTTCGTGCTGGTGCTGCCGCATGGTGGAGGGCAACAAATCGATCTCGGAAACCACCTGCCGGACCGCGGAACGGTGAAGCTCCGGTTCCGGGCTAGTCGAGCGAGCGCGGAGGGCGACAGCTTTCCCAGCTTGCGTCTCTCTTTTGGTTATCGACCGAGCAACAATTCCAGCCGTGAATATGTCCTGAGCGAAGAGGATATCGCCATCACAGCGTCACCGGATGCGCCACAGTTTTATGAGTGGTTGATCCCCTTGGACGGTATTGAACGCAATCCGTATCTACGAAAAAGTCGGTTGGGCATGAGGCCGAACCCTTCGGAATATTTTTCCCTCAGCAACGTCCACCAGGGGTCGGAACAGACGGAGCAGGCTACGGTTCACATCGACTACATCGAAGTCACCGCCCCCTTTGTGGACGAGTGGCCACCGAGATCCCATCAGCGTGTCTTTCCAGAGCAAACGCAGTTTAGCGATGAGGAAAGCAATGCGCGTAAGGTCCTCGCGAGCTTCATGCCGAAGGCTTGGCGGCGGCCAGTGAGCGAGGAGGAATTGGCTGGAAGACTGGAGCTGTTTCAGAGGATTCGCCCAGCCTACGGTGACTTTCAGGAGGCGATGATCGAGGTGTTGGCAAGCGTGCTTTCCTCACCCCATTTCCTCTACCTGACTCAATCCAGCGAAGCTATCACGGATAGCGAACTGGCCTCTCGTCTCTCGTTTTTTCTGTGGAGCAGTCAGCCGGACGAAGAGTTGCTGGAATTGGCCGCCAGTGGCCGCATCGGTGATCCAGGGACTCTTGCTCATCAAGCGGAACGCATGCTGGCCGACCCGCGTGCGGAAAGGTTCACCCGGCAATTCCCCCATCAGTGGTTGGGCATGGAGTTGCTCGATTTTCTTCAGGTGGACCGAAGAGCCTATCCCGACTTTTCTGAGGAACTCAAGCAATCGATGCAGCGGGAGCCGATCGAGTTTTTTCGATATGTATTAAACGAGGACCGCTCGATCATAGATTTTCTCCACGCGGACTATGCGCTGTTAAACCAGAATCTGGCGGAACATTACGGGGTGGAGCAGGTGTTTGGAAATCACTTTCAGAAAGTCAGCCTAGCTCCTGAAACAAAACGCGGCGGTTTACTGGCTCAGGCGGGCTTACTGGCAATGAATTCCGATGGCAAGGATTCGCACCCGCTCAAACGTGGTATTTGGGTGCTCGAACGCCTCCTTCACGATCCGCCTCCGCCTCCGCCCCCGGCGGTGCCGGAGATCGATCTCACCGACCCCGAGATTCTCAAGATGACTTTGAAAGAGCGCATCGAAGATCATCGGAACAAGCCAGCCTGCGCTTCCTGCCACGCCAAGATCGATCCATGGGGCATTGCTTTTGAAAACTTCGATGCCGTCGGCGCCTGGCGCGATGATATAAACGGGAAACCGGTTGACTCTACCAGTTCTCTCTATAATCACAGTGAGCTGGCGGGAATGGAGGGGCTTAAACGCTATCTCCTCGAAAATCGGCAGGACCAATTTGCGCGCGCCATGGTCCATAAACTGGCCAGCTACGCCCTCGGCAGACCGCTCAGTTTTGCTGATCGCGCGGAAGTGGAACGCATTGCCGCAAGACTCCGACTGGAAGGCGACGGCTTGCGAACATTGATTAGGTTATTAGTAGAGAGCGACCTGTTTCGAACAACTTAA